The DNA window tcgcaaaaaatgcatcaaattaaatgtaattttataaggattctaacgaaatctcaattgcatatattCCGGCGACGTTCGAATGATGAAATatgatgatttttatttcagttttcgtgTATGTTGAtaagtaaatttttttatcaacaaatacataaaaaaatctcaatataatgtatgtaaaatctcaatataacgtatgtaaaattttaatataatgcatatgaaatctcaataaaactgtgttgatatttttatgtacttgtgttgaaatactcatgtcattgtgttatatttgtaatacactaggttgatacaaaaaaataaaaaattatgatatgataacagaatgacgatcttacccttttgttgatattttgtctaatATTTATTGAGattcgtaagatttaatctcatccactcattttaaaatctaagggtaGAGATTTggtcttagttttggattataATGCTATAAGCAATATAAGAGGAACCAGTTTACATtatattaagaaaataaataaaacttgaAACATTctactatctctctctctttttaaaaaatattactccatattaaaTCTCacgtatattttatttacttttatttattctgTTACATTATTTATACTATGATGAAACGTAAATATAGGAATTAATGACGCAATTCATTTAGGAGGGGTAAAATAGTAAACTCAAATGGTCGACCGCACCATATCCAATTCCGTTTGGTTGAACCACCAAACCGCAGAAACAGAGccgccctctctctctctctctctctctatctccggcaaatttctctctcttcttcgtcGCCGAGTTTTCGCCATTAACAGACAGTGAAGAAACGTAATTTCAGTTTCAGATTGTGAATAACCATTCCTTTTTCTCCCAATTTGTATATAAAATCCTAATATAATTTTGCAGGTCGAATTCATTCAACAAGTCCAAACGGTCCACCAGCTCCCTCGCTCGCGCATTGTCTCCTTATTTTGCTCCAACTGAGAACGAAACAAGCCATATCCTGGATTCGATTGCCTCACGATTCAACGCCTCCGAGCTCCAGCTGACGCATGTTGTTTTTTCAGGCAAGTTTATCTCCCTAAGGATTTTATCGGAGTAAAtgtatgttttcattttttgaaattttgtttcTCCACTTATCTAATCTGGAACGATCATAATCGGTCACTTATTCTGAATCGTAGTTGTAATGATGTTAAGCGAATCgtttcggtttttttttcgtTCATGTCTATGATTATCTGGTCCTGTTTTTTGTGGTTCAGAATGATATGGTTGATCTATGGTAAAAATGAGAGTTAATGAGAACTATGCTTGTTCCCGTTGTTTAGAACCTTATTTTGTTTTACAATCTTGCACGAGGGTTTCGGTTACTTTTTTTCTTGTTAATGATGTTGAGAACTATTTATACGAAAGTATTTTCATGAATGCTGTGTTACATCTTTCAGTGGATACCAACATGAGCCAAAGTGATGTACAGATGGTGGATTCTGAAAAAATCCATGATGATTCTGGAAATAACATCCAGGAGTCTAAATGTAAAGTGGTAGACCCTAAGGAAGGTGAAGAGGAAGTTCCTTGTGAAGCTGCTGCCTCGGGGGATGTAAATGGAAGGGAGGATGTCGGAGAAGACATAAATATAGTTGTAGATAAAAAAGTTGAAGACAAGATGGATGTGAAGACAGCAGTGGAAGACCAAACTAGCCCTGTAAAAGAGGTATCTGAGCAAATAGAAGGATCGGACTATGGAATAACTATAACCAGAAGTGATAATGAAGAGCTGATAAACACTGCAACTGCGGCTGAAGCAAAAACTGTTGCTAGTGATTGTAAAGAGACAACCACCACCACTGAAACCGCTGCTGAAGCACAAGCTGATTCTAGTGATTGTAAAGAGCTGACAAACACTGCAACTGCGGCTGAAGTAAAAACTGTTGCTAGTGATTGTAAAGAGACAACCACCACTGAAACCGCTGCTGAAGCACAAACTTCTTCTAGTGATTGTAAAGAGCCAATAAACACCGAAATTGTGGCTGAAGCACAAACTACAAGTGCAATGGAGAAACAAGAAGACATACAATTTGAAATGGTTGAGTGCGATGCTGCTAATGCTGGGGTGAAAGAAGATGAGCCCACTAAGAATGATGAGATGGATGGAAACCAAGGGGAAGATATTGACAAAAGACCCAATGAAGATGCCGATGTAAAATTTGAAGTGGTTGAATGTGATGGTACTGATTCTGGGGTGAAAGAAGACGAGCCTGCTAAGAATGATATGCTGGATGGAAACCAAGGGAGCAATGTCGAGAAAAAACCAACTGAAGATGTTGTCAAAGAGCCTGGAGAGATTGGTAAGGATACTGATGACACCAAACATGTTGCTAGTGAGACGATGGTGGAAAATTTTGATGCTGGAAACGTCTCTTCGCAAAATAGGCAGCTTCCAACTGAAACTTTTGCCAATAAAGATCCTCAAGGACACAATGCTGAGTCAGGTGCTGTTAGACCATGTGAGGATGAAGGGATGGAAGATGCAGTTCACTGTGATCAGGATAAGATGATTAAAGAAAAAGAACAGGGTGCAGAATCCTTTCTTGTTAGCCATGAAACACATGGGAATGAAAAAGCTTTTGAAACTGCCGCCAAACCTGATGCTGCAGAATCTTCACTTGCAAGCCAATCTGAACCTTTTACACCCAATTCCCTTATCAAATGTTCTTCTCAAAAGACTGCAGATCATAGTGGAGAAACAGCCCATACAGTCTCTAGCCAAGCAACACTACCTTTCGTAAGAAATATAATGTTTAGCTGAGAATACAAGCAAAATAGGAATCTAGTAATGTCGGAATCATCCAATGTTAACTAAAATgaacttcttcttcctttttcatttttagatgGGGGAGGATGATGACGGAACACCTGAGGATCAAGCAGCATTCATGAAGGAGCTTGAGAATTTCTACAGGGAGAGGGCAGTGGAATTTAAACCACCCAAATTTTATGGGCATCCACTAAATTGTCTGAAGTAAGCATGCTGAGCTGTTGATTTTGTTACTATACCGTCCTtgcataattttttatttgcttGCTTTGGTGTCTGCTAGGTTATGGAGGGCTGTTATTAGGTTGGGAGGCTATGACAGGGTATGCATGTCCTGGTCTTCCTAATGTTATTTCACATTAATTTTGTTTGTACTCCATGTTACTTCTTCTTGGCATGGAGAATAAATGTGTTGTATTTTTGTGTTCAAACCTGTGCCTCAACTTATATATGTATTTAAAATATTGTATGCTTTTAGATCTTTGATGTAGATTGGTGCAACTAAGAACTCAGACTAAATCTGGTCCTAGTGCTAAAAGATCAAAGGTATCCATAATGAGTATACATTTCGTTTCGCTATCAGTAGGATGGATAACACACTtggaataaaaataatttggtgtTGATATTATTCGAGGATCTGAGATAAGAATGAAGTCATGCATCCATATTATGTGTAAAACAAAATGTTGATGGAGACATAAAGTGAAATTTTCCTCTAGGATTGTTTTATTTCAGTAGTTTAAGTGCATGGAAAAgaaaatcattttatttacgTCATCACAGATGTACCACGATCAAGTATCTGTTAACGGGCCCACCCTAATGTGTCTAATAGTGATATGGTTTTGCAATTACCTTTGTTATGATTCAGAGCATGAAACCTTACTGCCCTATAATATATAAGTCACATTTTTTTGTTAATACTTTATGAAATGAGATCCTTAATGTGGTTGTTATGGCAGGCTAGTTCAATTTATTCAGTTTATTGTTTGTCACTAAATGGTTTTTAAGGTGTGGAACTTTATTTTTAGGATCAATCTCTAATAACCACGCCAAAAGCAGTATATGTGGCTATAATTTGTCAAATGCACAAATTCTTCTTGTTTGACTGGACTATTATCAAGAACTAACATTGAAGTTGACAGATGTTCTCAAACATGTCTCAGAAACTTGAAAATGTGGGGCACTTGTTCTTACAACTCGTGGATTTCAAGAGTTGTCACTGGTATCTTCAATAGAGTACCACTTTGCTTGATCTTGTAAAACCTGAGGGTCCATTATGTTACTCAGACGGGACTTTCTCAAAATGTTACCATAAGTCATTTTGTTCTCTCTGTTAGACGCTTGAACTTACTTTGAATGAGTATCTTTATTGAGTGCACTGCCAATACAGACAAAAATGATGTTTTGAACTGTCAAATTAATTGTGTGAATCTTTGTTAGGTAACTGGATCCAAGTTATGGAGGCAGGTAGGAGAGTCATTCCATCCACCAAAGTAAGGCGGTTTTTTTCTTTAGATGAAATTGTTCTGAAAAGTCTCATGATCTTGCTGATGCTTCCTTCTTTGTTTTTATACAATGGGTTTCAACTTTATGGGGTTGATGGAAGAGGTAGATGAGTGTTTCCCTTTAACATTATTTGCTATAACAATCCAGGGTTACTGCCACATTGCACATCATGCGCAGTTGTTTTCTAAAATCATTCTCCTTAGAACTTCTTCTTGGTTTTGTAAGTTGCACATCAAATGGTGTTGTCCCATCTGATAAGTGGTCATGTAGTGTCTAATAGTTTTTGCACAACGGACAGCTTCTATGGATAATTTGGTTTAAATATTACTCCGTATTATATAGCTTTCTCATTTATTTAAACAAAGTGCCCTTGGAAGTTTTTTTAATGCTCTCCTATCTCTTTTATTGTTGCAGGACTTGTACAACAGTTTCTTGGACCTTTCGAATCTTCTATGAGAAGGTGACGATTTTCTTATGACTTTTCATGTTCACGCTGTAACAGTTTTATTATTAATCCCTCACCCCCAGAAAAATAGAAACCAAATTAATGCCATTTTGGGTTCTATCCATCTGCTACAGTTCTTTCATTGATTTGGTGCTAATGCTTTAAATAGATATTGCTCTAccttatttattttgaaagaaGTCAAATCAACAAGTAAAGCATGCTCATGCATATTGTATTTTGAGCATGTGCTTCTTTTCTGCTTTATTGATAGTAATTTGGTGCTACCTTTTATCTACATAAACCTAATTTTCCCCCCTATATGCATTAGTCTCTCCTGGAATATGAAAGACATAAGACACAAAGTGGTGAGCTTCAACTCCCTGTAGTAATGCTCCCAGAAGTATCTGGTGGTGATGGTGAGGTGAGTTTGCATTCAATTGTTCCTATTGCATATATCTAACTCTCGTATTGTGGCTGAGAAGATTTGATTCCTGTATTTCAGCAGAAATTTATTTTGTACAGCTGAACTAAAAAACATTAGCGGAGATGTACAATGTTGGTAATATATGTTGTGTGACTTTGTTGTGAACAAAGGGTATATTTTTGTAAGATGCTTCAAACTGTACTAAAAAGAAGAATGAATGAGTGATATTTGAATTATTATACACCATCCATCCCAATGATATAGGCTTGTTTTCCTTTTCTGGATGTCCGAAATATATAGGCTCCTTTCCGTAAAAAGTTGTAAACTTTTAACTCATTTACTAATATACCTATAGATAATTCTTTAATTTGCTTTTTAGCATTACTTGATTATCAAAATATATATGGGCATATTAGCCTATAAAACTGGGACAACgctaatataaaatataaatgtatgaatttgTACATATCCATTTTCCGCGGGTTTGTATTTGTTTACATTTCTGATATTGTGTTAGTTTTTGTGTGAGGTGAGTGGGTTAGGTGTTTCTATAACTACAGAAGGCATAGTGTGAAATACCATAAGTTCACATTTATGTACTTTTCACAGGGAAATGGTTATCAGGGATCAGGATCAGGACCAGGAAGGGCTAGAAGAGATTCTGCTGCCCGTGCTATGCAAGGTTGGCATGCCCAACGCCTTGGTGCTGGTGAGGCTGGGGACCCAATTATAAAGGTATGTATGAGTGACATAGTCGAATCTTTCAGCTTAATATGTTTTGGGGTTTGGCAGAGCATGTTTTTGGGTAACACTTTTTGCAATTTTAATTTGGCAGGAAAAGAATCTCAGCAATATGGCAAAGAATGAGAAGAATCTCAAAAGCATTAGTAAGCTGGATTTTGTGTTAAAATGTTTGTGTATTGACCTCGTCTGATCAACAATTTTGAAATTACTGATGTGTTGAAATGAGTTCTGTCTGACTTGTGTAGGTTCATTAAAACTGAAGAGGCCAAATGAAGTGGAGCATTCAACTTCAAACAAAGCTGCTCGAACTGACATATCTAAACAGTTAAGTCTTGACTACAAGTTCTCTGTACTTGGTTCTGTTAATATATGTCCCATAATCTCGTCAACCGTAATTTagttttttcatttattatattCGAATTGATTTTTTAAGATGCATAGTGTGTAATTTGACAAAGATCCACAAGAAGCCAAAGATATACATGTAGGGATATGATTTGCTTGATGGTTTGATATCTTCTGCATGTTGCCAATGCGCTACCAGTTATGTGATATTATTGACCAAGATTGAATCGTTTTGGCTAGTTTGTCTTCTATATCTATTgttattttacttatttataTAGCCAATATGATTGATAGATAAATTCTCATCAAGTTGAGAAAGAGTGTTCTCTGTAGTTATTATGATTGTCAATGAGGATGACAAAGTTGTATTATATCTTTCTAGAAAATATTCATATCGTCCTGTAGATATATTAGTTAACAATAAGTCAATAAGATAGTTAGGTCCAGACTCACCTTAAGGCTAAATCTACGTAGTGAATTTATATGTAgaacatttgaaaatatatgCATACTTATTTTCTTCATTATCAAGTACTGTATGGTATTGCATTTGATTGAACTTTTGCCAACACTACTGCCTAGTCAAAGCTAGTGTACGGTGTACTGAAGATGATTACTTGTCTTTTCTAGAATTGCTAAATGAATTGTAatcctgttgaaaatgttaaaCCCTTTTGGTATTTCAATTCAGTACCAAGTAACATTGTCTGGATCTCGTTTGATTTGTAGATTGGTGACATCTGTTGTTGATGTTGGGCCCCCAGCTGACTGGGTGAAAATCAACGTACGCCAAACTGTACGTTCACATCTTAAATATATTTCTTCAATTTGTGGAAATTCAGCTTATGCACAAAAGAATTGACGTGCTTGTTTTATATGTGCAGAAGGAATGTTTTGAGGTTTATGCCCTAGTACCGGGATTGTTACGTGAGGAGGTGTGTGTTCTCTATTGTTTCCTTTACTTGTTTTGTATTATGATTTGTCAGTCTTTCTCACTAGCTtcatataaagaaaaatagctAAAAGGGACAgcttttgtttgtttattattattgttataaatACGTATACACACACACATTGCGAGAGTATTCTTCGCCGTAATTCTTTATATCAGTTCAATCAACTTCaatcagaaaaagaaaaacgagCTATATAGTCATTTCTGTTGCATATATTGTTGGGGCCTGACTTCATTAGATTTAATTCAGTCTACTTTAAACATAGGAGTGGGTTTTTTAAAGGAATATCGACCCACTCAATCCTATCTTGAAGTTTCTAGGATGAATTGCAGAACTGTGAGCTATATTAATTGTAAACTTTTAAGTCATTGTTTCAAACTTACAGATGTTGTGTTCATGGTCAAGCACTTTTCCTCACCTCAATGTGTTCAATTACTTATCCTCTTGAAAACATGCTTTCACTATAACCATTATTTATTGTCTGCTTAAAAATTGAAACCCAAAGCCTGAACTGACTAGTTTTTACTGACTATAGGTGTATTTtgtttcttctctcttcttgtTGTCCAATTGTCTTTATCTTGTTGATAACATATTTGCATTTACTCCATTGTTGGCTTAGGTACGAGTTCAATCTGATCCTGCTGGACGTTTGGTCATAACAGGTCAACCCGAGCAAGTTGATAATCCCTGGGGGATTACACCATTCAAAAAGGTAAAACATAATTTTCATGAAAGCGATCTTATCTACGTGTATAAAACAAAACTTGCATACTGTTATATGATCACTACACTATAATTGGATTCACAAGGTATTTTTCTAATAATCAGCTTAAGAATGCCATACCACTATCAGTTTATTATTACAAATCAAATAAAAGATGTGCGACCTAAAACGATTGTTCCTTctcaaaaagaaatataaaatgtttgttGTTCCTATTACTTTAAAGAAACAAATGCTGATGACAAGGAAATACTCACTCCATATGTCTATGTAGTTATGGACATAAATTATGACTAAAACTAGGGTACAGGCATCCTCAAAACCCATATTTGGCTCTTATATGCTATGTActctttaattatattaatccGTAATTAGAGTTTAATTAAACCCGTATTATCAACTACTTAGATGGCCATATTGTGCAGTGTACGCACGAGAGTGTACCTCTACCACTATTTAGTTGGTGCTAATGATGTAGAGATACGTTTTGGGATATTGGAAGTTTATGGTTGACATAATAGTTGCTTGCTTATATTCAGGTTATTACCTTACCGGCAAGAATTCAACCAGTTCAGACTTCTGCTGTGGTAAGCCTGCATGGACGCCTCTATGTCCGCATTCCTATTGAGCAGGCAAGCATCTAGATTCAAGTGTCTTACACAACAATTTGATTCCCCAGTAACATCTACAACTTCATGTATGTGGATTAGTTTAGTCACCGTTCGTTCATATTAATGTTTGTTCACTAGGCAGAACGACATAGGGACGCTTTTTTGGGCTATAGGTCCCGTCCTCTTCACTGTAAGATGATGAATTTTTGCCGCTTtaacttattttatttgaatgaCATGCCATTATTGAATGAACACAGTTAGTTTTTCCAGCAACGTTTGTCGTCTCTGATAGGgtaatattctaattttttgtGCAGATTATATATGATCACTTCACCTTAGGAAAGAGTCACACTTTTCCTGTAGTGGACAAcctattatgaaattatgaatatgAATCCCCATTTTCTACTCTTCATTATATCATCTCTCAAGTACTGTTCCCTTCCTCCCATTTTGAAACATACAAACATAACTGCAATATTTTATTCAAACATcataaaataagatttttttaAGTTGCAAACAATTTGTATAGTGGTTTTCTTACCTAGTTTGTGCTGAAACTTGAGGTGTTTGTGGTTTGTCCTGACGTGAAAAATTGATGTGACATGTGAATAATATAGAACTAACGTGTTTGTGACATGTGCGTTGTGAGTGGTGCTAGTAGTTTTGTGGCCAAGATTTGTGCACGTGTTGGTGGCGATTGGGGTTAGAGAAGCCAGGATATGTGTTACTCAACTCCTCTTTCTCCCCCAAAAAAAATCGTTTAAGCTTTTCGAAATAAAAAAGGTGTATTGCTTACGagtaaaaatttagtggttaGAACACATTGTGATGTGATTTGTCCAGCCAATCACAATTAcatataaaatgaaagaaaaaaaagagagaattttACAATTGTGATTAGTTGGGCATAACACTTGTCAATATGTTTGAACAACTAAATTCTTACTCTCATTGCTTACATGCATTGATGTTTATCAGATGATCATAATCTTTACATGCCCTATTACTTTTTGAGTATTTGTAATTCAAGGCATGGAAAATTTGAGCTGTGATAAAAACACATAAATGGCTTATATGTTTGTTTTGAAATATCAAGAAATGGTGAAATTGAAAAAGAAATGTTTGGGTGTAAAAGGTAAAGAAGCAAAAACACTTGAGGACCACCATCTGTGACTACTATGCAAAGTAAAAGAAACTCTTTTTATCAACTCTTCATgcctacaaaaaaaatattcccaCTGTTTAGGGTAACTCAATTTGTGATATTCTTCAATTCAGATGTGTTGAATATTACCTATGTTTCAAACCAACAGTAAACCTCACCACCATGCATCCCCTAATGTTTCAAGAACCCAAAGTAAGCAAACCTGGTGGTGTCTTGATTCATAATCTAAGATAGGAAATCAAAATTTAtacccaaaaaagaaaaaaaaaaaagaaagtaagAATAACATTCCtatctatttttgttttttcctATGTTTGGTAGTGCTGGCTTTAACGACTCTTGGCATGCCCTTCTTTTAATGCCTAATTAGGCAAGAATGATGGGAATGTTAATTCCCCAATTTGTTTCCGAATGCTGACATCTAGACGTTCTTGTTACTCAACTCATCTTTCACCTTTATACAAATGAGACTGTGAATGAAACATCAACAGTGAATTTATGTGGGGTTTAGGGATCGACTGATTCCACTGCTGGGctataatgaatataaatttccATTAAATTTGTTGTTAGGAGCTATCGTTGATCCCAAGGTGCGGAAACTTAATTTGCCCCAGATCTATTCACTTCCCTTCTTTGCCGACCACCTATTACTAGTGACGGCTGCTGCACCGCTTCTGTCTTTTAACATCAACGACGATTTTCTTCATTGTGACCGATCCTACATATTTTCTTTTCCGAGTATGTCACTATAATTGCAATACTAGCTAGCTATGAACATGCATATACAACCGTTGTCTACAACTAAATCAAGCTGTTATGATTTGCTCACGGTTCTCATTTGGGCAAATTTATCACTCCGGAACCAACTGAGCTATGCCTTGCGGGTGCTCACGATTCTCATTACCATTGTGCATGTGTATTTAATCCTAGGGAACTTATGACTAAAGctagtactttttaaatttgacATGATTTGTAAGATAGTTTCAATAATACTCCTTCTGTCTTCCCAAATATTGTCACATTTTGAcctgacacggattttaagaaatgtaacaaaaagtgagttgaaaaagttaatggaatgtgggtcttacttttatatattagttttataataaaatgtgagtagaaatgagttcgtggaatatgaggtccactaccaaaaatggtaaaaagtgaaatggaacaaattttgtgagacaagtgaaaataaaaaaaattggacaaactttcagggacggagggagtacttgtcCTGTCTTAGCTTTGCGAATAAAGTTTTATCTATTATCCAAAAATGACGCCAAAATTGCAAATTTATGTCAAATGGGAAATCATTTATTTATACACCCAATTTGCTTGTGACCAGTTCAATCTAAAATGTATACACGCTTTGAAATTATACTACTTGCATAGAATCTGAGAGCATCATtaacgcaaggggccgggccacaaatcgcgagtcccgacTCGAGACGCGCATTGGAGGGGGAGGATTTGCGGCCTGGGCTGGTCCCGGGGTCTGGCCCGGGCTCGCGTTGGATGGTTCGGGGCTGTGACGGAGCTGcaattttttgccaaaaattggaagaggaagaagagggagagggagatggGTGACGGAGCCCAATTTTCTGATTTCTTTTgtatttggaagaggaagaagaaggagggggagaggaagaagaggggcgGCAGAtccaattttctaatttttaatttttttgcattttttatgttataatttttagtttttttgcattttttcattttttatgttataatttttagtttttttgaatttgtatttttttctaagatttgtaatttctttttttgaatgaacaatttattttaccggtttgaattgttcaacgtattgcatttacgagtcaaataggttgaagttgtgaataatgtCAATTATTAGTTACGACTCGGGTTGTGGCCTGCAGGattagagcagttggggcctgtgACTCAAATTTGAGGGAATGATGACGTAGAGGGACTTGGGGTCTGAAACCGGGCCGGAGTTAATGATGCCTTGAACTTTTTTGGCTCTTTGATTGACGTTATTAAGGACATATCTATCCTAGTGTTTAGTGACATTGAAAAGCACGATGGCCCATTCTTAGTACTGAAACAGTGTAATACGAGTAGGAAATGAATTGCTCGCAGGAACGTAGCACAGTTGGCAACGAaagggcagatcttgctgcaatgagcctgggttcgaatcccactgctttcgtgtagttgcttccatctctcactctcaagtgtaaggccttgggagatgggcttcttctggcagccagtgggttagggtctcccccttaacgggctactgcgtatcctgattgaacccctcacatgatgtcgggccggagtgtgggggccgtcaaagcgacggaatcgccttttttGCTGCAACGAGTAGGAAATGAATTAGGTGACATGCGACCAAGGTAGCCAATAGTTGTGTGCCGCGCGACATTTGAGTTCTTTTACTttgtatttgtaattttatttacgGAGAATATATTTTCCCTTTTTGAATTCTAAAGTTGGATTTTTTTCAACtgtattttcttaatttatgtCTTTTTCAGTTAgtattttgtattaaaattataCTGTATATTAGAATGATCAAATCTCTGGCAAGAATAAAAATGTTACTGTGCAAACTTAGTTGATttcaaaagagaaaaattaagaTAAGAATATAACAAAAGCTGGTTTGATTCATTAATTATCATTACCAACAATCAAATACGGAGTATTCTTTATGCtacagagaaaaaaaaatccattttttAATACCAAAAAAAGCACACATTTCAAGAAAATCAAAACGGTGGTGGCGGCCTTACATTACTTCCACCGCCCAATCCAGACAAATCAGCAGCAAAGAGATAATTccccgccgcctccgccgcatACCCACTTACCGAGCTAAACAAACCGCCGCCGCAGCCGCTATTACCACCACTGACACCGGAACTCTGCGAGCCGGCGCCG is part of the Salvia splendens isolate huo1 chromosome 6, SspV2, whole genome shotgun sequence genome and encodes:
- the LOC121808107 gene encoding AT-rich interactive domain-containing protein 5-like, yielding MSQSDVQMVDSEKIHDDSGNNIQESKCKVVDPKEGEEEVPCEAAASGDVNGREDVGEDINIVVDKKVEDKMDVKTAVEDQTSPVKEVSEQIEGSDYGITITRSDNEELINTATAAEAKTVASDCKETTTTTETAAEAQADSSDCKELTNTATAAEVKTVASDCKETTTTETAAEAQTSSSDCKEPINTEIVAEAQTTSAMEKQEDIQFEMVECDAANAGVKEDEPTKNDEMDGNQGEDIDKRPNEDADVKFEVVECDGTDSGVKEDEPAKNDMLDGNQGSNVEKKPTEDVVKEPGEIGKDTDDTKHVASETMVENFDAGNVSSQNRQLPTETFANKDPQGHNAESGAVRPCEDEGMEDAVHCDQDKMIKEKEQGAESFLVSHETHGNEKAFETAAKPDAAESSLASQSEPFTPNSLIKCSSQKTADHSGETAHTVSSQATLPFMGEDDDGTPEDQAAFMKELENFYRERAVEFKPPKFYGHPLNCLKLWRAVIRLGGYDRVTGSKLWRQVGESFHPPKTCTTVSWTFRIFYEKSLLEYERHKTQSGELQLPVVMLPEVSGGDGEGNGYQGSGSGPGRARRDSAARAMQGWHAQRLGAGEAGDPIIKEKNLSNMAKNEKNLKSISSLKLKRPNEVEHSTSNKAARTDISKQLVTSVVDVGPPADWVKINVRQTKECFEVYALVPGLLREEVRVQSDPAGRLVITGQPEQVDNPWGITPFKKVITLPARIQPVQTSAVVSLHGRLYVRIPIEQASI